The following DNA comes from Anopheles coustani chromosome 2, idAnoCousDA_361_x.2, whole genome shotgun sequence.
AAGATTTGAAGGCATAccatgttgtttttcctccatttttccGACTGCAATTAGTTGTCCTTTTCCATTATGCAGGCAGTTTTGTCGATGCTAACTCGATTTATTCCGACATAAAGTTCTTAACACGAGTGTGAAACTTCTAAAAGCTTCCCAAAAAGTGGTATTTTAAAACGTTCGATTACTAGCGAAGGATGTGTTCTTGGAGCAAACCCTCTCGGAAGCGACTAGGCATAGCCTAGTGTCTTGATATTTTTTCACGAATTCAACACCCAAGTTCACAAAATATGCTCACAATCTGTTAGTCATATGAAAAGTCCAGAggttaaaacataataattttcTCATTGAGGGTTATTATAACCTGTATTTTAAACGGTGTTGATAAAGAGTGATCACATGCGGTCATTGTTGGGTCATGAGTTCGAATCCAGACCGGATCAGAGGTTCtctgaacattttcattgGAACTGGTTTTATCGGATTGCACGTTTGTCAACTTTAAAATAGGAAAGTTTTCTAAAACATTTCCTCTCCTTCCCTCCCCTACGCAAACGGAACGAGTCGCCTTGATCTCAAACCGTCTCTGGGAGAGCTTTTTAATTTTGGATTTTATCGTCGCTGACAGTCGCCAAGAAAATGTTAGCACTGATAACAGCATATCCATTGTCGGAGAAAACgggacaaattaaaaaaaaacacagttgGAATGTGCAGCACAATGGTATGTGTTGACGCCAGATATGTTGGATGGGAGGAAAAGTTTGAATTACATTACAACTGCCATCCCGGCGTGATTTAATCTTATTCGTTCGTTCCCTCCACCATTTCCGCCGAATGCATACCATTCGCATTCCGTCACGCGCGCGGTACAGTGTTGACATGGGTTATCCTCGGCTTCCCCACCGCCGCCCGGGTTCGATTGTCGGAATTTTACTGATAAATATCTTTACTCTGccgaccaacacacacacacacacacgctcacatGTCGGAAAGAAAATTCCCGGCGTGAAACCAGGGGACCAACGTTGGTAACTGCACAATGCAATGGTGGTGAGGAGGAGTGGGGAGCGAGCTTCCTGATGACTTAATCGCATGAACCCGATACCGAAGCGCCGATGCGGTCGACGAGGATGTGAGTAATAACCCCCCGCTCTGATGAAACAGCATAAATTATgatgatttttctcttccgaCCGGCTCTCCAGGCTTGGGCTTGGGCTTCGGCTTGGTTGGAAGTTCGAGCCTTGGCCTTAGAAGGGGATAGTGTACAggctcaaacacacacacacattagcACACATACGCAATTACATACACACTCACCGGAGACGAGCGGTGGCCGCTTGATGAACGTAAATAACACGTTTGAAGGATGAGCCGCACACTAAACCGTCGGAAGCCGTAGGTTGCACACCCTTTAGCTGGGGTGGTTCCGGCAAGACACCTCCTTCGCCAGGGCCAGAGAGTCGGAGAGCGTGTGGTAATCTAAGCGCACATCGGGATCGTATATTATGCAAATCAAATTTTTATATTAGAGACTGCCTGCTGGCTGAAGTGCGGAGCGGCTGGCGGCTCTTCTCTGGTGGAAAATTCCGCCGCTGCGGTTTACCGCAACTCCAACGGCCGGCGTCCATTGACGTGCGTCGTGAAGCGGCCACCAGCAAATTTCCCGGCTCACCTCAGCGCGAACCCGCACGGTTCCGTTAGTCCCGCTCCGATGAGAAATGGAATGCGGtacaatttgaatattttgccCACTTCAGTTCAGGGCGTGCGGCCATCGAGGCGCACCGGAGAAGACCCCATATGGCGGTGGTGCATTAGCGTGGCCAGAGCCCAGAGGCCACACACCAGAAGACAGACTGAGGCTCGGGCGTCGAGATAAAAACCGGTGCTCATGGTGGAGCTCTCGGTGTCGAGAGTATGGGAGGTATTAACAATTTATGAACGATGGCTCGGCATAAACCCCTTTCCCCCGGGCGTCCTCTGAGGGTGGGAAGGCACCCTACGAATGGCGGAAAAGCGAAATCCATGTAGCGGAAGCGAGTTCGCtcgtcattcattcattcgtccgtttgttcgttcgtttgcctTCCGTCAGGCTGCTCCCGTCGTTGTTGGCCAGCCGTCGGAAGCCGGATTGCGCTGAATGAAGCGAAGCTTTGCACCAAAGGCATCCTCTCGTATCACCTCGAAAGtgcaaagtttttcctttgaaAGGGAGGCGAAAAAAGTGGCCCAACGACCGCCCGGCGAGACGACTCGCAGCCACTGGCGTGAACTTTGTTCCGGAAAATTTCAAGATGAGTGCTGCATCTTAATAGCACCGGAGCAAAGCAGGACTCACATTTCAGTCGAGCTGGCTGCTATTTTTCACGCTTCCTGCCGACCGTCGCCTCCTCATCGCCCGTCTGCCCTTCGCTTCCCATGCACCATTCGGCCAGTGCGAAAAGACCTGCACCTTCCAACACACAACCGGATTGGGTTCGCGAAGTCGCAATCGTCGAGTGTACACTTGTGTGCTCGGGTGCATCGTAGCGCACTTCATGGTCCCTTTTCGGACTCCCGCACACACTCTCCACCGGACCGCTATCCCTTCCTACACCGGACCGCTGTCGggagtttttatttcacttcgtGTATTATTTACGAACCATAAATCCGGATTTTGTAGCAATTAAAAAGTTTCATCAAGCGAAAGTTGATGCATCCGatgggtcgatttttcttcgccCCGAGCTTCTACCTTCCGGCTGGCTCTCGTTTCCTCCCCCTTTCACGGCCTTATCCACGGACGATCCAAGATATAAGCTGCTCTTCTTCTCCTTTCCTGAGCCCGTGTCGCCGCACGGGTAATTTCGTATTCGACCGCCCCCTGCTACCCACCTCAGGGGACTCGTTGGATGGGAATTGAAAATTAACCTCCACCACTAATGCAGTTGCACTTTTCTTCTCCCGGGGCTGCAAATTTATGTGAGCCACCCCCTCACATTTTACCACCATCTCAACAAGCGAACGCCACATAATGCGTACTCAGATGCGGGGGAATTTATGATTTgaaagtttcattttcaaaagctTTGTATGGTTTCTTCACATAAAGATACGTTAGTTTTGCTTAAtatcctttttgtttgaagCGCGAAGTACAACCTCGTTTCGCGCGATATTTTATTGCTGCGCTACTTTGGCGATGAATTGAAAACTTTTGACAACGATTTGTCAATCATGTCAATAAAAACCCCTGGGATTCAAAATGAACTACATTTCTGTTATAATGGCATGAACATCGGTTAGAATGAGAGAACAAAGTCATGCTTCAAATCAAACTGATCACATGATACATTTATTTAACCAGATTGCAAGTGAAATACAACTGATGAACGAACATAAAACGTTCGTAACTGATGTCCGCTGGTTCGTGTTCTAAAACGATCAGTGTAATAAGATTTCCTTAATAAGTCCCACAAATCCTTCCGAGGGCTATCGCATGCCAgtctgataaaaaaaatagctgGAAGCCGGAAAAACAACCTCCATCCCTCTGAGGCCCACGTTCAAAAGGTATGGTACCTTCACCCGCAAGTGCGATCGATATaccagagagaaaaaaggaaacgaaaacctAAACAACGGTTCTTTATATGCaaataaaatcgataaaaattcCAGCTGCGCGTTACGATGAGCACCTGAAAGCCACCCCGGGATTacggaaataaaatgtaagaaGATAATATACCGCAAAATTGAAAGTTATAGGTGTAAAGGTGTGCAAGGGTGGCCTCGGACTCGGAGGCTGGCCACCAGCACACGATCGCAATACTAAATAACCACCTACTTTACGCGCCACAGGTTACGGGGGCACGTAATCCCCTAACAAGTGAGTTGTGTCGTGGCGAAATTGGAAGGAAATCCCTTCCGAAAACTTTCCATGTCGTTTCAATACGTACAATCACAATGTTCCCCTCGATCGACCCCGGGTCCGTCCCACCCTGCCCTGTCATtatttccagttttttttttactttcgctCTCTCCCACGAATTCCATGGGCTCTTCAAGCCCGACAAACACGGAGGCCTCCGGATCCGGCCCGATAACTACCTCCGGTGAGGCAGTTCCGTTTGCGATCTCTCGGCTCAGGTCCTCGGGTCGTGTGGCAGCTTCCGAGCACCTGCTGAAAGATACCCTGTTACCCGAAATCAATTGACtttaacacacacacgctctgCCTACTCTGCCAATCTGTCCCTCACGTCGCGCTCGTTCTTGGAGCTCAGCCCCGGATTGCTTGGCTCTTCAGgctgtttcatgtttttcgaCGCAAAACCGTTAACAGTTTCGCCCCATTTTTCACCCTCGGTTGTCGATGTGTCGGTGTATTTTTCACGGCAGCAAAAAAGCGTAGGCCATGATTGGAGATGCTCGCAAACGACCAAAGGACACCGAGAAGAGAAGACTCATCAATCGTACCAAAACCACTCTTCACCGAGAAGAGAAGTACCTGGACCGGTGGAAGtgggatggtggcggtgggcAAAGCTATCCTGGTAACTAAATGATGACTCAGACAAGGTCTCGTTCAATAAGATCTGTCAGATTTCCATACCCTCGGCTCAGCGTGCGCTCTTGCTTGGCCTCTGCCTTGGCCGAGAAACAAAATCTATAATCAATTGAACCAACACACAAACTGAAAACTTTATCCGGGTCGGGCCCGAAAAGGACTCAACCGCCACGTTGTCGTTGTCCTGCTGCGACATTCTTGCCGGCTCCATCACCCCACTGAAGTTTGCGCTTGCACTCATCCATGCCAATGTTGTCGAAATTCTTTCTACGAACTTCTCTACCATCTGGCCGTCGGTCGGTGGCATGGCGTTGGGCGTTGgggaagggagagagagatggGGAAACGGTGGCGGCAGGCAAACAGTTTTGGCAAGCATTAATGGGAGTAGGATGCCCGAACAATCCGGGGCAGCAATTCACTCTGGGGCAGGGTAAAAGCTAGGAGCACACCAGCGACACGGAAGTGGACCGGACGGGGGAGGCatgggagggagaaaaaacaaaaactcctcGATGCCACAAGAGTTTTGACGTCGCCGGGGTCGGACGGGATGTAGATGGCTGTACCCACAAACCCATGAATAAATTGATACCGTCTCCGGTTGTTGTTGCCATGGCGAAGGCATGGAATGCtgtttaattgattttctCCCACACTTCTGTTTTGCAAATCGAAAAGTTGCCATCGCCGCTGCCTTCCTCGTGTGGtgatgtttgtgtgcgtgttttccGAATTGCGTTTGTGAAGGCAAGGAGGGAGGGATGGAGCGGGAACTTCcggccgttggtaccaaaccGAACTCCAACGTTCCAGCGACAGGCAGCGCTGCGGGCTGGAAGGGAGGGTAGAGTTCGATAGTCAAATGGAGAGAATTAATCAGAGAGATACAAACTGAATTAATCACGACTTTTGTAGAGTTCCAGTGCCCGGCCGAGCATTCTGGTTTCGGTTTGGCCTGGCGCCGTGAAAGTTCTCCAGCGTTACGGGGGGTTGAGTTTTCGAAGTATTTTAAACGACGAACGAGAAGGAAGCGGACACATGGGAAGCGGAGCACCATGATGGGCACACAGCAAAGATTGCTCGGTGGACATGGGCGGTAATCTTAATTGGGTGCTGTTTGAAGTAGAAGcagaaattttaattacataaTCCTTGGTGCGCTTCCATTAGCTGGATTTCATCACAATCCTCCATGGAGTAGGAAGGTGACCTGGGGAGCAGGGACGTGAAGCCCATTTACCGCTCAGGCTTTCGATTGCGGTTCAACGGTGagctgaaaaaataaaaaacaagccATGTGTGATCACAATACCCTCTGGCGAAGGCCTCAGTATTAATGTGTTGATGTAAAATCTGTTTGATAGAAGCATGAGTTAAAAACCAAAGTATGAATCGTGTTATTTtggcattattttttctctaatTTGATTTTCTAAATCATTCATTTCACCTTGACTTCTCGTGTTCCGGTTTaccaaagtgttttttttattttcccagttACTCCAGTATTATGCagataaataataacaaaccTTCTTTGTCGCTTTGTAGACGGGTACACAATTCCAATTCAATTctcgaaataaatatttcggTCTGATTCAATTGAATATTTCCTATAAAAAGAGCACAATTTGAGAGGTTCGGGttgtaaaattcaaattacCCCAATCTCGGCACAACCGACTACGTACGAACGAATGGCGAAAATAacgttcatcatcatcatcatcatcaccggtCCCCACCCACCTTCCGGGAGCAAACGCCATTCCTTCGCAATTGTCACCATTAAGCTTCTTTGTTAATGGACCACCCATCATCCCCTCCAAAGCCCACTCACAAAGCCAGCCCCCGGCACTGACGGACTGCGAAGTGCGTTCTCGCATGGGGGCGCCTGGTTAAAACTCCATCAGTAAATTAAATTGCTTGCCAACTTACGGTTGACCTCCTGCAGGAAAACCGCACAGAATTACACGAGCTTTAGGCACCCTCGGTCCACACTCTTCCACACCTGGGTGGAAACCTAAAACCATTTTTAACACTCACAAAATCACACGGACAAAcagtgtgtaagtgtgtgtatgtgtgcatgtggtgaaggtgtttgtatgtgaaATGCTCTCCGGTGAAGGCCGGTTCGGTTTTCAGCATTTCATATACTTTATTCTTCGTCGAGTGCTGTGTCGCACATGTGCGCTAGCACATGAGTCGTCGTTCCCGACAGTGGCTACCATTTTGTGGTTTTCGTTTCAATTAATTATTTCGCAACCACCTCGCCCAAACTCCCTGAACTCCCTCACCAAATCCTTCGGCATTCGGATCGCATTACCGATGCACAATAGTGAACATGTTTGCGCAGTTGGCATTGGCTAAAGGTTTTCTTTTACACAGTGCAGCTCCACGTAAGGATGAAAAGATGGAGCTGTGAAGAAAGTAACAGCTCCGTTTCCGAGAAAAACAGTCGTCTGTTTCATAAACTCATCAAGGAATCGGCTGGTTCGATGGTACCCGACTGTGCAGCATCACGTTAAGAGGGATGCAGAATCAGACGTTTTGTTTGCCTTATTAATTACTATAACGATTCCGCAGAATCCTCACCGGAACGTATGCTGCTGCAGTACATGCAGTATTTTGTGCTGTTTTCGGAAACACCTACGAACCACcccgagggagaaaaaaaggaaggatggTGCGGGAAAGTATCTCCCGTCCTTCTGTGCAATGATAACTTTTACCCCACCTGGGTGGTGAATTTCCCGGCACTCTTTCACACATTCGGATTTGTACGCCCACTCCCATGGTCCGCCTCGTGGAAGCCTCGAGCACGACGTGACACACTGTGAAGGTACGGTTCCCATTTTGCCCTACCTTTCTGGTGGAGGAGTTTGGCTGTTATCTTATCTGGGGAAACATTACAATTCGAACTTTCCCATCCGGTGGCGCAGGGCAGGCCCATTCCGCCCCTATTCCACGTCTCCGAAGGGAATACAGGCGAAAAGCGACCGACGGAAAGATGTCTATCGCGGCTGCCTCTGCTAGGAGTCATTTATATTTGAATCTGTTTTCACTTCACCTCCTCCTTTGCCGATTCTTTTTCGCATACAACGGTTTCCTCCCCGTTTCAACAGAGCCACGTGGTTATTCAATCAATCTACTGAATTTCTACgatacacacagacacacacacaccgttccCTAAAGGGCCCTTTCCCGCGATGGACCTGATCGGTTGATGCTGAACAAACAATGCTCTAGTGAATAATTGGAGAGTCGTGAACACGTTGAATTTTTGGTCACCATTATGCCACCAGCTGCATCGATGCATCGGAAAATCGGCATAAAATCACCGGAACCGGCACCAACGAGCAGGTACCTTTTCATTTCGCCAATTTTCCGTAATCGTCCTGTGTAAACAATtcgcgttcgttcgtttccccCGAACCCCGCTGAAAGTGGCACCATTATTTATGCGCCTAATTCCAATTGTAAGTGTCAATAAACACGTGCGGAATCGGATCGAAATAAGGCGCATCCATTAGCGCGCCACGCTCGCCATCTGGCCATCGCCGGGTGCGCCGTGAAGCGTGAATCGTGATCATGAATTTTGATCAAAATCCCACGTCATTCAAATCAAACCTCATGCTACGGTATGCGAGTCCGACGCCGGGCTGAGAATCGCGCCATGTGCAATCCATCCCATCCCGAAGATGGGTGGCGAAAGGAATTTCTTTCTGTGCGTGTGTTCGCGCTGAGTTGATCGGCGGTTAAAAGGATCCAATTTTCCCCCCGGCTTTGTATCGCCACACCGTGATGGATGGGccatttttctcatttcaatGGCTGCTTTCGAAAACCTCTTTCACAGAGTGGGAGTGAGGGAAACAGGTTGACCAATGTCTCCAGGGCATGTCACTGCATAAAATTCATCAAATGAGCTAGAATCACTTCCGGTCCCGTACCTGTGAAAAACAAGTGTGATTTGTAACATTTCTGAAGTGGGCAATTCCGCTTCGCCAGCTTCAAATGTTTAGTCGATTATGCCTCCTTAttggcattttattttctaaaagtATCACATAGCAAACATATTTACAGAAACTGTTAGTcagcagaaaaaaagcaattcaaacattttgtaaCTAGTTTTATCTCTTCCTTTCATTACACTACTCTTTCCGCCAGGAAATAAGACCAACAAAATCCTGGCGAAGAACTGAAAATGTCCTTTCCCAAGACACGAACCACCCTTCGTGCTATAAACAACGATGGTTCTAATTAAGCTCTACGAAAAGCTGTTGTGTTGTCATACCGTTctaataatttaaacaaatataaattagACTGTTTTTAAGTTAAACTATTTCGGAATGATAATAAATGGAGCAAGAAAGTACTTTTTGCAAATTATCGTGCTTTGAAATACAGTAACTGCCTatcgaatttatttttctcggaAGATTCCAATAACAAATCGAATCCCTTCTCTTTGATGTAGTTTTTGATAAATCCCTCGAGTTTACCTTCACCACCTTTCCATTCCAGTCCATCAAACAGAGGGTAACTTTCATCTCCATCCCTTTTCAAACGCCTTGCCTGGTCACGATACTTCTTCCATGACTGTAGTTCCAAAATAAGCAGCTTCCCCTTTGAACAAAGGTAATCCAGCACCGCTCGTAGTCCCTCGTCGCCTCCGTTTAAATGAATGTACATTAGCACGGAAAAGCAACAGACTACATCAAATTTTATGATGTCTAATTTTTGCATGTGTTCTTCGATCACATCCTTTGTACCTCTGCTCTTAGCGATTTCCAGAACATCGCCAGTGATGAACTCTATTGCGGCATAGTTAATCCTAGCTCTGTCGCAAAGTACATCGTCTATATCAATGCCTATCGTTCGACATGTCCGTCTGGTAACTTTCTGCAGTATGCGGTGCACTTCATTAGTGAAATATCCTTCGTTGCAGCCGATATCTAGCATGTGCATCGTCACACTCTCGTCATCTGTGAATTCCTTCTGCACTTTAGTCCACAACGAGAGTAATCCGTTTTCTAGACTTTGCGATCGAACTTCGTCTTCCCGAAACTTATAATAACTATggtaatttccattttttactTGATTATTCACTTTCTTTGCCATGTGAATGGAATGGCTAAAATACTTTTCTGCGAATcttgtgttttgttattgtttggcAAAGGCATGTTTACCATGTCAAGGGCTCTTTATTCGGAAGACCCAAAGATTCGAGCCCTACAcagattccaaagattcgaatctcaacttGACAGATTctattgggattcgaattctATTTATTCTATTGGGACttaatttgattcgattgtgACTTCATCCAAaactatttgaatttgatatgAGTTTTTTGCACGATTTGTAACTTGCATCATAacacggattgggattcgggttcggagatccggatctctaGTGGGTTTGAATCGAATTTCCCACCACTTGCCATGCTTCAAAAGCTTGTAGTTCCAAAACTTGTCATGCTTCAAAAGCTTGTAGTTCCGGAAGCATGTTCTGTGATTTGAATATACGGTACAAGGATTGTACTTTCGagacaaaatgaaaataatcttAAACCAACATTCAACGAAGAATGCCTATCATTCTGCCAGAATGCTCATCTAGTAACTTGGACACACATGCCTGCACTCGAAAAATATTCGGATTacaaaatggtttgaataCTTACGTAACGTCTACGAGCAGCGTGGAGAAATGAAAACCGATCGATTTAGttttagatttatttatttttcgttagAAATCATACAATCTATTGTGTTCGAGTAAGTAGGATTACACttactttcaatttataaataaataagtgcaTCGCGATCATAAATAAACTCTATCGAACCTGGAATCGTTCTTTTACGAAGGGATAAaataagatttaaaaatatttaagacAACCTATTTGAACTGATTTGCACTGtctctgttgctgctgcttaaTTAGCGTCCGTTAAAAACTAGTAAAAATAATCTCATTCGGCGCCCGGAGCCAAGAGTAGAGCGTTCGAAAGGCAAAAGGATACCAATTTGAAAGTATTCCGCATCACAggaaatacaaaattaaaGCTGCTTTAGGTGAAACATTCtgcttttttttggtttcatatttttttaaatttcgttaTATATTCAATAGCTT
Coding sequences within:
- the LOC131263950 gene encoding probable RNA methyltransferase CG11342, with amino-acid sequence MAKKVNNQVKNGNYHSYYKFREDEVRSQSLENGLLSLWTKVQKEFTDDESVTMHMLDIGCNEGYFTNEVHRILQKVTRRTCRTIGIDIDDVLCDRARINYAAIEFITGDVLEIAKSRGTKDVIEEHMQKLDIIKFDVVCCFSVLMYIHLNGGDEGLRAVLDYLCSKGKLLILELQSWKKYRDQARRLKRDGDESYPLFDGLEWKGGEGKLEGFIKNYIKEKGFDLLLESSEKNKFDRQLLYFKAR